In one Pseudomonadota bacterium genomic region, the following are encoded:
- the galE gene encoding UDP-glucose 4-epimerase GalE, with protein MPSDIPSVLVTGGAGYIGAHACKALRGAGFLPVVFDNLSTGHAAAVKFGPLVEGDLRDRASIDAAFAAHRPVAVLHFAALSLVGEAISDPARYWRENVLGALNLIEATVAAGVRSFVFSSTCATYGDHDGIVLDEDTPQRPINAYGGSKLAIEQMLADFAEISDLRHTIFRYFNVAGADPEAEVGEAHEHETHLVPLMLEAIEGKRAALTLHGTDYDTPDGTPIRDYVHVSDLADAHVAGLRRLLDGGESRVYCLGTGTGFSVREVVAAARAVTNRDVPIEEGPRRAGDAVRLVCGSTRAKTELGWEPKRSDMATMLRDAHRWHAGGGF; from the coding sequence ATGCCGTCAGACATCCCGAGCGTGCTGGTGACAGGCGGGGCGGGCTATATCGGGGCCCATGCCTGCAAGGCCCTGCGCGGGGCGGGGTTCTTGCCGGTGGTCTTCGACAATCTTTCCACCGGCCATGCGGCGGCCGTGAAATTCGGCCCGCTGGTGGAGGGTGACCTGCGCGACCGCGCCTCGATCGACGCGGCCTTCGCGGCCCACCGCCCGGTGGCGGTGCTACATTTCGCGGCGCTCTCGCTCGTGGGGGAAGCGATCTCCGACCCAGCGCGATACTGGCGCGAGAACGTGCTGGGCGCGCTTAACCTCATAGAGGCCACGGTGGCCGCCGGCGTCCGGAGCTTTGTCTTCTCATCCACCTGCGCGACCTATGGCGACCATGACGGGATCGTGCTGGACGAGGACACGCCCCAGCGCCCGATCAATGCTTATGGCGGCTCAAAGCTCGCCATCGAACAGATGCTCGCGGATTTCGCCGAGATCTCGGACCTGCGTCACACGATCTTCAGGTACTTCAACGTGGCGGGCGCGGACCCGGAGGCCGAAGTCGGCGAGGCCCACGAGCACGAGACCCATCTCGTGCCGCTCATGCTCGAGGCGATCGAGGGCAAGCGGGCGGCGCTGACGCTTCACGGCACGGATTACGACACCCCCGACGGCACCCCGATCCGCGACTATGTCCATGTCAGCGATCTGGCCGACGCCCACGTGGCCGGGCTCCGGCGGCTCCTCGATGGCGGGGAGAGCCGGGTCTACTGCCTCGGCACGGGCACGGGCTTTTCCGTGCGCGAGGTCGTGGCTGCCGCCCGCGCGGTCACGAACCGGGATGTCCCCATCGAGGAAGGCCCCAGGCGGGCCGGGGACGCCGTGCGCCTCGTCTGCGGCTCCACCCGCGCGAAAACCGAGCTCGGCTGGGAGCCCAAACGCTCGGACATGGCCACCATGCTCCGGGATGCGCATCGCTGGCACGCGGGAGGCGGTTTCTGA
- the rfbB gene encoding dTDP-glucose 4,6-dehydratase, with protein MKILVTGGAGFIGSAVVRRAIAAGHEIVNLDALTYAACLENVAVVADTPGYNFVKADIRDRAALDATFAAHTPDAVMHLAAESHVDRSIDGPADFIDTNITGTFNMLEAARKHWIAQGKPAGFRFHHISTDEVFGSLPNDPAVKFTETTPYDPRSPYAASKAASDHLVRAWHETYGLPVVMTNCSNNYGPFHFPEKLIPVVILNALAGKPLPIYGDGSNVRDWLYVEDHAEALLLVLKEGAVGRSYNIGGENERSNLALVETICTLLDEMAPKAKGSYAEQITFVADRPGHDARYAIDPARIREELGWRPSVTLEEGLRRTVRWYLDNEGWWRPLQARRGVGERLGRAS; from the coding sequence ATGAAGATCCTCGTGACAGGCGGGGCCGGTTTCATCGGGTCTGCCGTCGTGCGGCGGGCCATCGCAGCGGGCCACGAGATCGTCAATCTCGACGCGCTCACCTACGCGGCCTGCCTCGAGAACGTGGCCGTCGTGGCGGACACGCCGGGCTATAACTTCGTGAAGGCCGACATCCGGGACCGCGCCGCTCTCGACGCGACCTTCGCCGCCCATACGCCCGACGCCGTGATGCACCTCGCCGCCGAATCCCACGTGGACCGCTCCATCGACGGGCCGGCCGATTTCATCGACACCAACATCACCGGCACCTTCAACATGCTTGAGGCGGCTCGAAAGCACTGGATCGCGCAAGGCAAGCCCGCAGGCTTCCGCTTCCATCATATTTCCACCGACGAGGTCTTCGGCTCGCTCCCCAACGATCCCGCGGTCAAGTTCACCGAGACCACCCCCTACGACCCGCGCTCGCCCTACGCCGCGTCGAAGGCTGCGAGCGACCATCTCGTGCGCGCCTGGCACGAGACCTACGGGTTGCCCGTGGTGATGACGAACTGCTCCAACAACTACGGCCCCTTCCACTTCCCCGAGAAGCTTATTCCAGTCGTGATACTGAACGCGCTCGCTGGAAAACCTCTGCCGATCTACGGCGATGGCTCCAACGTGCGCGACTGGCTCTACGTCGAAGACCATGCGGAGGCACTTCTCCTCGTGCTGAAAGAAGGCGCGGTGGGGCGGAGCTACAATATCGGCGGCGAGAACGAACGCAGCAATCTCGCGCTCGTGGAGACGATTTGCACCCTCCTCGACGAGATGGCCCCCAAGGCCAAAGGATCCTACGCGGAGCAGATCACCTTCGTCGCTGACCGCCCCGGACACGACGCGCGCTACGCCATCGATCCTGCCCGCATCCGGGAGGAGCTCGGCTGGCGACCATCGGTGACCTTGGAGGAAGGGCTCCGGCGCACGGTCCGCTGGTATCTCGACAATGAAGGCTGGTGGCGCCCGCTCCAGGCCCGGCGGGGCGTGGGCGAGCGGCTCGGGCGGGCCTCCTAG
- the rfbD gene encoding dTDP-4-dehydrorhamnose reductase, with translation MTLIVIGKTGQVATELARHAPTAICLGREEAELSEPEVAGAALEARLSAGAATAIINAAAYTAVDRAETEESLAAQVNSVAPGVLARVAARHGVPFVHISTDYVFSGTGTRAWRPGDEAAPLGAYGRTKHAGEEAVRAAGGSHAILRTSWVVSAHGANFVKTMLRLGAERTELNVVADQVGGPTGAAEISGACIKIAEALSREPSRSGTYHFAGAPDVSWAAFAREIFAQSGLPCDVKEIPSRDYPTPAPRPLNSRLDCSATDAAFGIKRPDWRRSLADILSELGADQAIGSSR, from the coding sequence ATGACGTTGATCGTAATCGGTAAAACCGGGCAGGTCGCCACGGAGCTCGCGCGACACGCGCCGACGGCGATCTGCCTTGGCCGCGAGGAGGCCGAGCTGTCCGAGCCCGAGGTCGCAGGCGCGGCCCTCGAGGCGCGCCTCTCCGCCGGAGCCGCGACCGCGATCATCAACGCCGCCGCCTACACCGCCGTGGACCGCGCGGAAACCGAAGAGAGCCTCGCCGCGCAGGTGAACAGCGTCGCTCCGGGCGTGCTGGCGCGCGTGGCAGCCCGGCACGGCGTGCCGTTCGTACACATCTCCACAGATTACGTGTTTTCCGGCACCGGCACCCGCGCCTGGCGCCCCGGGGACGAGGCCGCGCCGCTCGGCGCCTACGGGCGCACGAAGCACGCGGGCGAGGAGGCCGTGCGCGCCGCCGGCGGCTCCCATGCCATCCTGCGCACGTCCTGGGTGGTCTCCGCCCACGGCGCGAATTTCGTGAAGACGATGCTGCGGCTCGGGGCGGAGCGCACTGAGCTCAACGTGGTCGCCGACCAGGTCGGTGGACCCACCGGCGCGGCCGAAATCTCCGGGGCCTGCATCAAGATCGCCGAGGCGCTCTCCCGCGAGCCATCGCGATCGGGCACCTATCACTTCGCCGGCGCTCCGGACGTGAGCTGGGCCGCCTTCGCCCGAGAGATCTTCGCGCAGTCGGGCCTGCCATGTGACGTGAAGGAGATCCCGAGCCGCGACTACCCCACTCCTGCGCCCCGCCCGCTCAACTCCCGCCTCGACTGCAGCGCGACGGACGCCGCGTTCGGCATCAAGCGCCCGGACTGGCGGCGGAGCCTCGCGGATATCCTAAGCGAGCTTGGCGCAGACCAGGCCATAGGATCTTCCCGGTGA
- a CDS encoding phosphomannomutase has protein sequence MTTDLPPAFKAYDIRGRIGIEIDTDFAEALGRAAVAETGARHVAVGGDARETSPALKAALARGLSAAGAAVSDIGLCGTEEVYFATDHLGADLGIMVTASHNPIDYNGMKLVGPGAAPLSDAVFAAIGRRVTGGGFTDAAQPGAISAADPRAAYVARVLGFVDTAQLKPLHIVANAGNGAAGPTFDAIMTALEATGAKLKVTRVHHPPDATFPHGIPNPLLPQNHAATADIVRAEGADLGIAWDGDFDRCFFFDATGSFVAGEYVVGLLALATLAVTPGARIVHDPRVQWNTQARVTKAGGEAVVSRTGHALIKAKMREVDGAYGGEMSAHHYFRDFMYCDSGMIPWLLVVAWMSRTGQPLKSLVDEMRAAFPSSGELNFRVPDAGALMDAIEAEQTLEAEIDKLDGLSVSYADWRFNLRRSNTEPLLRLNVETRGDAALLAERVADLRARIEAG, from the coding sequence GTGACCACAGACCTGCCCCCTGCCTTCAAGGCCTACGACATCCGCGGCCGCATCGGGATCGAGATCGACACGGATTTTGCCGAGGCCCTGGGTCGCGCCGCGGTCGCCGAGACGGGCGCGCGGCACGTGGCGGTGGGCGGCGACGCGCGGGAGACCTCCCCCGCGCTCAAGGCCGCGCTCGCGCGCGGGCTCTCTGCCGCCGGTGCGGCGGTCTCGGATATCGGCCTCTGCGGCACGGAAGAGGTCTACTTCGCCACCGATCATCTCGGCGCCGATCTCGGGATCATGGTCACGGCCTCCCACAATCCCATCGACTACAACGGCATGAAGCTCGTGGGCCCCGGCGCTGCGCCGCTCAGTGACGCGGTCTTCGCTGCCATCGGGCGGCGCGTCACCGGGGGCGGGTTCACGGACGCCGCGCAGCCGGGCGCGATTAGCGCCGCCGATCCCCGCGCGGCCTATGTCGCGCGGGTCCTCGGCTTCGTCGATACCGCGCAGCTCAAGCCGCTCCACATCGTCGCGAACGCCGGAAACGGCGCGGCGGGGCCTACCTTCGACGCCATCATGACCGCGCTCGAGGCCACCGGCGCAAAGCTGAAGGTCACGCGCGTGCATCATCCGCCCGATGCGACCTTTCCCCATGGCATCCCGAACCCGCTCCTGCCCCAGAACCACGCCGCCACCGCCGATATCGTGCGCGCCGAGGGCGCGGATCTGGGCATCGCGTGGGACGGTGATTTCGACCGCTGCTTTTTCTTCGACGCCACCGGCAGCTTCGTGGCCGGCGAGTACGTCGTGGGTCTGCTCGCGCTCGCCACGCTTGCCGTCACGCCCGGCGCGCGGATCGTCCACGATCCCCGCGTCCAGTGGAACACACAGGCGCGCGTGACCAAGGCCGGGGGCGAGGCGGTCGTCTCCCGCACGGGCCATGCGCTCATCAAGGCAAAGATGCGGGAGGTGGACGGGGCCTATGGCGGGGAGATGTCGGCGCACCACTACTTCCGCGACTTCATGTATTGCGACAGCGGGATGATCCCGTGGCTGCTCGTGGTCGCGTGGATGTCGCGGACCGGGCAGCCGCTGAAGTCGCTGGTGGACGAGATGCGCGCCGCATTCCCGTCGTCGGGCGAGTTGAATTTCCGCGTGCCCGATGCCGGGGCGCTCATGGACGCCATCGAGGCCGAGCAGACGCTAGAGGCCGAGATCGACAAGCTCGACGGCCTCTCAGTGTCCTATGCCGACTGGCGCTTCAACCTGCGCAGATCGAACACCGAGCCGCTCCTGCGGCTCAACGTCGAAACCCGTGGCGACGCCGCACTCCTTGCGGAGAGGGTCGCCGACCTCCGCGCCCGGATAGAGGCGGGTTAG
- the rfbC gene encoding dTDP-4-dehydrorhamnose 3,5-epimerase encodes MQITETALPGVLLLEPRRFGDARGYFSESWNRRTLAEQGITIDFVQDNHSLSRDAGTVRGLHFQSPPHAQAKLVRCGRGVLFDVAVDARRGSPRYGHWVGVELSAENGRQLLIPDGFLHGFITRAPDTEIIYKCSDYYAPKADGAVHWASCGIKWGEAAAPVLSEKDAAAPPFDAFESPFIYGDAP; translated from the coding sequence ATGCAGATCACGGAAACGGCGCTGCCCGGAGTGTTGCTTCTCGAGCCGCGGCGCTTCGGGGATGCCCGGGGATACTTCTCGGAAAGCTGGAACAGGCGGACGCTGGCGGAGCAGGGCATCACGATCGATTTCGTACAGGACAACCATTCGCTGTCCCGCGACGCTGGCACGGTCAGGGGCCTGCATTTCCAGTCCCCGCCCCATGCGCAGGCCAAGCTCGTGCGCTGCGGGCGCGGCGTGCTCTTCGACGTGGCCGTCGATGCCCGCCGTGGCTCGCCCCGGTACGGTCATTGGGTGGGCGTCGAGCTCAGCGCGGAAAACGGGCGGCAACTGCTCATTCCCGACGGATTTCTCCACGGGTTCATCACGCGAGCGCCGGACACCGAGATCATCTACAAGTGTTCGGACTACTACGCGCCCAAGGCCGACGGCGCCGTGCACTGGGCGAGCTGCGGCATTAAATGGGGCGAGGCCGCCGCGCCGGTGCTGAGCGAAAAGGACGCCGCCGCGCCGCCCTTTGACGCCTTCGAGAGCCCGTTCATCTACGGAGATGCGCCATGA
- a CDS encoding sugar transferase codes for MAKRSFDVVLALVLGAILALPVLGMLVWLALGQGRPFLYGAERMKAPGEGFTLWKFRTMIEAAGDSGVSGGDKAARITAQGATMRRYRADEIPQLWNVLRGDISFVGPRPPLRQYVEAFPTLYARVLRSKPGITGLASLTYAAHEERLLARARTREETDAIYRRTCVPAKARLDLIYQRHASFCYDLALIWQTARRFTPAWFGKRD; via the coding sequence ATGGCAAAGCGTAGTTTCGATGTGGTGCTCGCGCTCGTTCTCGGAGCGATCCTTGCACTGCCCGTGCTCGGGATGCTCGTGTGGCTCGCCTTGGGCCAGGGTCGGCCGTTCCTCTATGGCGCGGAGCGGATGAAGGCCCCGGGGGAGGGCTTCACGCTCTGGAAATTCCGCACGATGATCGAAGCGGCAGGCGACAGCGGCGTCTCCGGCGGCGACAAGGCCGCGCGGATCACGGCGCAAGGCGCCACGATGCGCCGCTACAGGGCCGATGAGATCCCACAGCTCTGGAACGTGCTCAGGGGCGACATTTCCTTCGTGGGCCCCCGCCCGCCGCTTCGGCAATACGTGGAGGCCTTCCCCACGCTTTATGCCCGCGTGCTACGCTCGAAGCCGGGAATCACGGGGCTCGCCTCGCTCACCTACGCGGCCCACGAGGAGCGCCTCCTCGCCCGCGCCCGGACCCGCGAGGAGACCGACGCGATCTACCGCCGGACCTGCGTGCCGGCCAAGGCGCGGCTCGACCTCATCTACCAGCGCCACGCGTCCTTCTGCTATGACCTGGCGCTCATCTGGCAAACGGCGCGGCGCTTCACGCCGGCCTGGTTCGGCAAACGCGATTGA
- a CDS encoding nucleoside-diphosphate sugar epimerase/dehydratase, which translates to MLTLVQSLSRRQKRWVLLLADCVVMLCALGLATALAGPVHGAAFLGVAAVMAVMSVGASQALGLAPIRLKDFAGAAVLRYILHSALLSAALVPLALGAGLELGASGLAVFGFGLLSGGLTLRFGMRELLEELYRRALLARRVVIYGAGATGAELAAALRGHAALRPVAFVDDNVSIHGLSIAGLDVIPPTQLSAFARERAVDGVLLALPSLAMPKQMQIARRMQDLGLEVSLLPAFSQLLGGGPLLERLAPVLRVDLFGRDSGDGALGAGSQCYRGRTILISGAGGSIGSELCRQVLACAPARIILFELSEGALYAIDMELRQLRGSAAVEIVPVLGSVADPALVREVLAAHTVDVVLHAAAYKHVPLVEANPVAGIANNVLGTQVLAREALQAGISRFILISTDKAVRPVNVMGASKRFGEMLVQDLAGRVPRGSGPRFSIVRLGNVLGSSGSVIPLFQDQVRRGGPVTVTHPEVTRYFMTVREAVQLVLHAGAVAEGGEVHVLDMGRPMRILDLARQTIEASGHTIRDAARPDGDIAIEIVGLRPGDKLHEELTSAAALTPTGHGKILRAHEAFPSEVEIARALRAIREAVAQRAASAASDALARVVSVPSGAGQDAAASPEPAIEQLGERTA; encoded by the coding sequence ATGCTGACACTCGTCCAATCTCTCTCGCGACGTCAGAAGCGCTGGGTGCTGCTTCTCGCGGATTGCGTCGTCATGCTCTGCGCGCTGGGCCTCGCCACGGCGCTCGCTGGGCCGGTGCACGGCGCGGCATTTCTCGGCGTTGCAGCGGTCATGGCGGTGATGTCCGTGGGGGCTTCCCAAGCTTTGGGCCTCGCCCCCATCCGCCTCAAGGACTTCGCTGGCGCGGCGGTGCTGCGCTACATCCTTCACTCCGCGCTTTTGAGCGCCGCGCTCGTGCCGCTGGCCTTGGGCGCGGGGCTCGAGCTCGGGGCATCGGGGCTCGCCGTCTTTGGCTTCGGGCTCCTGTCCGGGGGTCTCACGCTCAGGTTTGGGATGCGGGAGCTCCTCGAGGAGCTCTACCGCCGTGCCTTGCTCGCGCGGCGGGTCGTCATCTACGGCGCCGGTGCCACGGGAGCGGAGCTCGCCGCGGCGCTCCGCGGCCATGCCGCGCTGCGCCCCGTTGCCTTCGTCGATGACAATGTCTCGATCCATGGGCTGAGCATCGCAGGGCTCGATGTGATCCCGCCCACGCAGCTGTCGGCCTTCGCGCGGGAGCGGGCGGTGGACGGTGTCCTGCTCGCGCTCCCTTCGCTTGCGATGCCGAAGCAGATGCAGATCGCGCGGCGTATGCAGGATTTGGGGCTCGAAGTGAGCCTGCTCCCGGCCTTCAGTCAGCTCCTCGGAGGGGGGCCGCTGCTTGAGCGCCTCGCGCCGGTGCTGCGCGTCGATCTCTTTGGACGCGATTCGGGCGACGGCGCACTCGGGGCTGGCTCGCAATGCTACCGGGGGCGCACCATCCTGATCTCGGGCGCGGGCGGGTCCATCGGGTCCGAACTCTGCCGGCAGGTGCTCGCGTGCGCGCCCGCCCGCATCATCCTCTTCGAACTCAGCGAAGGCGCGCTCTATGCGATCGACATGGAGCTGCGGCAGCTTCGAGGCAGCGCGGCGGTGGAGATCGTGCCGGTCCTCGGGTCCGTGGCCGATCCGGCCCTCGTGCGTGAGGTCCTCGCCGCCCACACGGTGGATGTCGTGCTCCACGCAGCGGCCTACAAGCACGTGCCGCTGGTGGAGGCGAACCCGGTCGCCGGGATTGCCAACAACGTGCTGGGCACACAGGTGCTCGCGCGCGAGGCGCTGCAGGCCGGGATCTCGCGTTTCATCCTCATCTCGACCGACAAGGCCGTGCGGCCGGTCAATGTCATGGGCGCCTCCAAGCGCTTCGGCGAGATGCTGGTGCAGGACCTGGCGGGCCGCGTGCCGCGCGGCTCCGGCCCGCGCTTTTCCATCGTGCGGCTGGGCAACGTGCTTGGCTCGTCAGGCTCGGTCATCCCGCTCTTCCAGGATCAGGTCCGCCGCGGCGGGCCCGTCACGGTCACGCACCCGGAGGTCACGCGCTATTTCATGACCGTCAGGGAGGCCGTGCAGCTCGTGCTTCATGCCGGGGCGGTGGCCGAGGGCGGGGAGGTCCATGTCCTCGACATGGGACGCCCCATGCGCATCCTCGACCTGGCCCGGCAGACGATCGAGGCCAGCGGCCATACCATCCGCGACGCGGCGCGGCCCGACGGGGACATCGCCATCGAGATCGTGGGGCTGCGACCGGGCGACAAGCTCCATGAAGAGCTCACCTCGGCGGCCGCGCTCACGCCCACGGGCCATGGCAAGATCCTGCGCGCGCACGAGGCCTTTCCCTCCGAGGTCGAGATCGCGCGCGCCTTGCGCGCCATTCGGGAGGCCGTGGCTCAGCGCGCCGCGTCAGCGGCCAGCGATGCCCTCGCGCGAGTCGTCAGCGTGCCCTCCGGGGCGGGCCAGGATGCAGCCGCGAGCCCGGAACCCGCAATAGAACAACTGGGCGAGCGCACCGCATGA
- a CDS encoding NAD-dependent epimerase/dehydratase family protein has product MTDPLALLDRFDLPPVAVLGASGRLGSMLRACWPPGPVLWLTRRPLRAREGQLIAKYDPLGDPDHLSNVLYNSGAQAVLSLAGAVSSEAEDLAAHAALAEVLLDATDLPVLLASSAAVYGAPSDDTPLRDDAPLPTGQAVSAYGEAKRAMEACAAGHSHATVLRIGNVAGFDAALGGWREGFQLDRFADGSGPRRSYVGPGQLALILAALLSRAVEGPDSLPQALNVAAPGTVDMGALLDAAGRPYTHVAAPPTAIPKVELDVSTLQGLLPRDVADALTPATAAGLVAEWRAVTQI; this is encoded by the coding sequence ATGACGGACCCGCTCGCGCTGCTTGACCGGTTCGACCTGCCGCCCGTCGCCGTGCTGGGCGCCTCCGGTCGGCTCGGCTCCATGCTCCGCGCGTGCTGGCCGCCGGGGCCGGTGCTATGGCTGACGCGCCGCCCGCTGCGGGCGCGGGAGGGGCAGCTGATCGCTAAGTACGATCCCCTCGGCGACCCTGATCACCTGAGCAACGTCCTGTACAACTCGGGGGCGCAGGCCGTGCTTTCGCTGGCGGGAGCGGTCTCGAGCGAGGCCGAAGACCTCGCCGCCCACGCCGCCCTTGCGGAGGTGCTGCTTGATGCGACCGACCTGCCCGTGTTGCTCGCCTCCTCCGCCGCCGTCTACGGCGCGCCGTCGGATGACACGCCGCTGCGGGACGACGCGCCGCTGCCCACAGGACAGGCGGTGAGCGCCTATGGCGAGGCGAAGCGCGCCATGGAGGCCTGTGCCGCGGGCCATTCGCACGCCACCGTGCTCAGGATCGGCAATGTCGCGGGCTTTGACGCCGCGCTGGGCGGCTGGCGGGAGGGCTTCCAGCTCGACCGCTTCGCGGATGGGAGCGGGCCGCGGCGGAGCTATGTCGGCCCCGGGCAGCTCGCACTCATCCTCGCGGCGCTCCTCAGCCGGGCCGTGGAGGGCCCGGATTCGCTGCCGCAAGCCCTCAACGTGGCCGCGCCCGGGACGGTGGATATGGGCGCGCTCCTCGATGCCGCCGGGCGCCCTTATACGCATGTCGCGGCGCCCCCGACGGCCATCCCCAAGGTGGAGCTCGACGTCAGCACGCTGCAGGGTCTCTTGCCGCGCGACGTGGCCGATGCGCTCACGCCCGCGACCGCCGCTGGGCTCGTCGCCGAATGGCGCGCGGTGACGCAAATCTAG
- a CDS encoding mannose-1-phosphate guanylyltransferase/mannose-6-phosphate isomerase: MTKIVPILLCGGSGTRLWPLSRKSYPKQFAALAGDQTLFQQSALRLSGPDFAAPVVVTASDFRFIVTEQLQAAGIDPGAVLIEPEGRDTAPAVLAAALHASRHDPDAVLLVAPSDHAIPDAVAFHAAVQEGLKAAHGGQLVTFGISPTRPETGYGYLELDAPLTGRDAVPLKAFVEKPDPATAQEMIDGGVHLWNSGIFLFRARDILAGFEASAPALVGPVTAALEQAETDLGFLRLAPDPWARVDKISLDYAVMEAARNLSVVPFDGGWSDLGGWDAVWREGHPDADGVVTSGAATALGCKDTLLRSESADLELVGLGLEGIVAVAMGDAVLVADKARGQEVKDVVSRLRQKGVRQADTFPKDHRPWGWFESLVIGKRFQVKRIHVHPGGALSLQSHHHRSEHWIVVEGTAKVTVDGQVTLVSENQSVYVPLGAVHRMENPGKVPMVLIEVQTGAYLGEDDITRYEDVYARS; this comes from the coding sequence ATGACAAAAATCGTCCCGATTCTTCTTTGCGGCGGATCCGGCACGCGGCTCTGGCCCCTGTCGCGCAAGAGCTATCCCAAGCAATTCGCGGCCCTTGCCGGCGATCAGACGCTCTTTCAGCAATCGGCCTTGCGGCTGAGCGGGCCGGACTTCGCAGCGCCCGTCGTCGTCACCGCCTCGGATTTCCGCTTCATTGTCACCGAGCAGCTTCAGGCGGCGGGCATCGATCCTGGCGCGGTGCTGATCGAACCCGAGGGGCGGGACACAGCGCCTGCTGTTCTGGCCGCCGCGCTCCACGCCTCGCGCCACGACCCCGACGCTGTCCTGCTCGTGGCTCCGTCGGACCACGCCATCCCCGATGCGGTAGCTTTCCACGCGGCTGTTCAGGAGGGCCTGAAAGCGGCCCATGGGGGCCAGCTCGTCACCTTCGGCATCTCGCCGACCCGTCCGGAGACGGGCTACGGCTATCTCGAGCTCGACGCGCCGCTCACGGGGCGCGATGCCGTGCCGCTCAAGGCCTTCGTGGAAAAGCCCGACCCTGCGACCGCGCAGGAGATGATCGACGGGGGCGTCCACCTGTGGAACAGCGGCATCTTTCTCTTTCGCGCGCGCGACATCCTCGCCGGCTTCGAAGCCAGTGCCCCTGCGCTCGTGGGCCCGGTCACCGCCGCCCTCGAGCAGGCCGAGACGGATCTCGGCTTCCTACGGCTCGCACCCGACCCCTGGGCGCGGGTGGACAAGATTTCGCTCGACTACGCCGTCATGGAGGCTGCGAGAAACCTATCGGTCGTGCCCTTCGACGGCGGCTGGTCCGATCTCGGCGGGTGGGACGCGGTCTGGCGCGAAGGACATCCCGACGCGGACGGGGTCGTCACCTCGGGCGCGGCCACGGCGCTGGGCTGCAAGGACACGCTCCTGCGCTCAGAGAGCGCGGATCTCGAGCTCGTGGGGCTGGGGCTCGAGGGGATCGTGGCCGTCGCCATGGGCGACGCGGTCCTCGTCGCCGACAAGGCCCGTGGACAGGAGGTGAAGGATGTCGTATCGCGCCTCCGGCAAAAAGGCGTGCGCCAGGCCGACACCTTCCCGAAGGATCACCGACCCTGGGGCTGGTTCGAAAGCCTCGTGATCGGCAAACGCTTTCAGGTCAAACGCATCCACGTTCATCCCGGCGGCGCGCTGTCGCTGCAGAGCCATCACCACCGCTCCGAGCATTGGATCGTGGTGGAGGGGACCGCGAAAGTCACCGTCGACGGGCAGGTCACGCTCGTGAGCGAGAACCAATCCGTTTACGTGCCGCTCGGGGCCGTCCACCGCATGGAAAACCCCGGCAAGGTCCCAATGGTGCTTATCGAGGTGCAGACCGGTGCCTATCTCGGCGAGGACGACATCACCCGCTACGAGGATGTCTACGCCCGCTCCTAG
- a CDS encoding DUF2793 domain-containing protein, with protein sequence MSDLSTPILSLPFIAAAQAQKHVTHNEALERLDVLVQLAVESFGAETPPASPGEGEVYALGASATGVWAGQAAGTIAAFSGGAWSFHLPRDGWIAGDAGTGEIRVWSGGAWGLLSTPESVPFLGINASADTTNRLSVNAPATLFNNAGAGHQLKLNKAASGDTASLLFQSGFTGHAEMGLAGTTDFSVKVSADGGTWFTALSAQGSNGSVSVSRLGVGTSSPTADLHVTGPARVGSYAVAGLPSASATGAGAMVFVSDEAGGAVMAFSDGSDWRRMTDRAIVS encoded by the coding sequence ATGTCTGACCTCTCCACGCCGATCCTGTCGCTGCCTTTCATCGCCGCTGCCCAGGCGCAAAAGCACGTCACCCACAATGAGGCGCTGGAGCGGCTCGATGTGCTGGTGCAGCTCGCCGTCGAGAGCTTCGGGGCCGAGACGCCGCCCGCGAGCCCCGGGGAGGGCGAGGTCTACGCGCTCGGCGCCAGCGCCACGGGCGTGTGGGCAGGGCAGGCCGCGGGGACGATCGCGGCCTTCAGCGGTGGTGCGTGGAGTTTCCACCTCCCGCGCGACGGTTGGATCGCGGGCGATGCAGGAACCGGCGAGATCCGGGTCTGGAGTGGCGGCGCCTGGGGCCTCCTCTCAACTCCGGAGAGCGTTCCGTTCCTCGGCATCAACGCCAGCGCGGACACGACGAACCGGCTTAGCGTCAACGCGCCCGCTACGCTGTTCAACAATGCCGGCGCCGGACACCAGCTCAAGCTCAACAAGGCCGCAAGCGGCGACACCGCTAGCCTCCTTTTCCAGAGCGGGTTCACGGGCCATGCAGAGATGGGCCTCGCGGGAACGACCGATTTCTCCGTGAAGGTCAGCGCCGATGGCGGCACGTGGTTCACCGCGCTCTCGGCGCAAGGCAGCAATGGCAGCGTCAGCGTCTCGCGACTGGGCGTGGGCACTTCGAGCCCCACGGCGGACCTGCATGTCACCGGGCCCGCCCGCGTGGGCAGCTACGCCGTCGCCGGGCTTCCAAGCGCCTCGGCCACCGGCGCAGGCGCAATGGTTTTTGTCTCCGACGAGGCGGGCGGGGCGGTGATGGCCTTTTCCGATGGCAGTGACTGGCGGCGCATGACCGACCGGGCCATCGTCTCCTAG